Sequence from the Leptospira johnsonii genome:
TCAAAATTTTACCCGAAACAGGTTTGCGGTTCTCAATATCATGGATCACAATCCTTTTGATACTTGGATCCAAGATAAATTCTTTGATCGGTTCCGCATCTGCAACTCCACCGTCCAAAAATTCCTCTCCCTTAAGATTAGGAATTTCGAAAAGAAGGGGGAATGTCATGGAGGCCATAATCATATCGATGATATTTCCTTCGGTCTTTAATTCTCTGATACCTTTGGTAAGATTAGAAACTGCAATCCCAATCTTGATAGGCATCTCAGAAATATCCTTACCTCCCAAGTAAGGTTCCAATAAGGTCCTGATCTTTTTTCCGGAAAGAATGCCGGAATAATTTTTAAGTCCTTTTCTAAACGGTTTTAGGAATTGGCTAAAAAAATTCCCGTCCCAAAAATCACTCTTTTTCAAAGTAAGAATGAATCTTGTGATCTCTTCTGGGGGAAGTCCTGCTGCAACTAGAGACCCGATCAATGCTCCTGAACTGGAACCTGTGATCGCTGCGGGTTTAAAACCGATCTCTTTTAGTCCGAGAGAAAAACCGGAGTGAGCATAAAAACCGAAAAATGCGGAGTTCAAAGCCAATGCGTCATACGATTTTTTAAAGATAAGATTCGGCGATTTTTTGGAAGCCATTGCGAGTTTCTTAATCCAGAGGGGAACTTTGTCCAGAATTTTACCTTAACTTTTAGGGCTTTAGTTTTACGAATTAGGAGAATCATCCTTGAAACAATTCAATTTCGGGAGTATCACTATGATATGAGCTATCGAACTTTTTACGTCACCACAAAGAATGAAACCGAAGCTTTGGAAATTGCGGAAACTTTAGTGAACGAAAGACTGGTTGCTTGCGCCAATCTGATCCCTGGGATGAAATCTATCTATAGATGGCATGGAAGGTTAGAGCATAATCAGGAAACGGTTCTTTTATTAAAAACCAAAGATTCCGAGGCGGAAAAAGTCGTAGCAAGAATTTCGGAATTACATAGTTACACGGTCCCTTGTATCGTTTCCTGGGAGATCAAAGAGGCGAACCAAAAGTATTTGCATTGGATAGATTCGGAAATCGGAAAATAATCCTTTCCCTTTAAACATTCTTTTCATACATTCGGATATTTTTATCGAGTCTCTTGGTTAGAAATTCCGATAGATTCGTGACTGAGGCGGATGAATGGAAGAAAAAGCGGAAAAGTTTTGGACCTGGTTTTCCCAAAACAGCCGGTATTATACTAAACTAGACGATCTGGACGATAAAGAAAGAGATCGTCTTCTAGACGATCTCATGGACCGACTCCAGGAAGTGAATTCCGAGTTTTTTTTCGAGATCGGAGGGGGAGACGAGAGCCCTCACGAATTCACTGTAGTCACAGCAGGAGATGAGGATCTGTACGCGGAGGCTGAAAGGTTCGTAGACCTCGCTCCCGAGATTTCTGGCTGGGATGTCTTCTCCGTAGACCAGTACCAAGAAAAAGGCACAGTTATTTTTCACGAAGGTTTGGAGTTAGATTCGGAAGAGACTTGGTTTCTTCCTTTGGAGAACACAAATCTTCCTAAAAGTTTCGGAATTCGGATCTGTTTCCCCGATTTCCCGAATGTAGAGTCAAATCCTCATCTCAAAAAAGCAGTCGGTCTATTATTGGAAACTCTTCTGGGCGAAGATACATTTACCAAAGAAATAGGATATTATGAGATCGGAATGCTTCCCGACGATCCTGAAGAAGAAGGATTCATTGAACTAGTAGAATTGCCCGACTATATCCAGTGGAGAAAGGAAAGAGAGGCATAAAAAAAGGCGGGCAAAGCCCGCCGTTAAAAAAGGAATGGAAATCCGAAATTAATTCTCCGATTGGATCACTAAAGTGGATTGTTGGGTTTTGGAGTGTTTCACATCCAGACCATAAATCAGCACAGTTGGCACCGCGTATTGAGAATCGAAAGTATCGATTGCAATCGCGATCTTATTTCCTGCAGGAACATCATAAGCTACCGCATTTAGATCGATAGATAGATCTTTTGTTTCATACCATCCCGCGTCGAAAATAGTCCCGGTACCATGAGTGATCAAAGTAGCGGTGCCATATTTATCTACATCGTAGAAGTAAACGTTCACATTAGCCTTTCCAAGGCTGGAAGAGATCTTTCCGTTCCAGAACATTTTACCTCTAATTTTCAATGCAGAGCCTAATGTAGAAGATTGGTATACAATACCGTTCACTCTACTTACGAAACCTAAATTGGTTTGTACGGGAATTTCAGCATGAGCGGCAAGAATATCCGAAAGCAAAGGAAATCCAGTGCCGGCAACTGTATCCGCTCCGGAGAGGATCCCTGTGTTCGTAGTGGTAGTATTCTGGCTCGTGGATAATTCTCCGTTGGAGAATAAACCTCTTGGTTTTAGATAAAAAGTTTTATCGGAAACGGTAGGAGAAGGCCAAGAAGGAAGAGTTACTCTAGGACCCGCAAAACGTTTCTGGAAAGTCACCTGAGGTTTTTCCATGATCCCGTTATTGATCCCTTTCAACCAATAATCGAACCAATCGTATGCGTTATCCCATACAAAACCGGAGATCCCTAATATACCGGTCAACTCTGCGCTTGCATGGATCCCTTCGTTCATTAAAAGTTTTTTAGGAACGGTGATCTTAGAATAATAATCTAAAACCGCGTTCGGGTTAAATAAGAAGTCCTCGAAGTTATTCGAGATCAGGACCGATTTACCTGCGGAAGCATTCAATTGTCCTACAAAAGTTTCAGGAGAACGATCTGCCGCCCATGCAGTTACAAAATCGATATCCGTATGTTGTAGAAGTTTTCCGAAATTCTCTGCGATGATCGGATCAGGTCTTCCTGTGATGTAACCGGAAGCAACTAGTATCAGTCCCCAGATCAATCTAGGAGTATCATTCCCATAAAGAGAACGTTTGAGATTTCCCCAACCGCTCATTGCAACTGCAGTTTTGATCCTTGGTTCGGTGCTTACACCAGCTAAGGAAATTCCGGCACCATAAGAGATACCTGAAATACCGATATTTGCGGAATCGGTTTGTGTATTCGCAAGTAACCAATCGATAATTTTGCTTAAGTCAGCTCTGTCTTTCGGACCTGCAGTATCGATGAGTCCTCCGGAAGCTCCGAAACCTCTGGTGCTATAAGATAGAACGATATATCCCTTTTTAGCGAGTTTCGCGGCAGGAACCAGATACTCGTATTTGTTCAAGGCCCAACTGTTTACGAAAATTACTGTAGGGTATTTTCCAGTGGGAGAAGGTGTACTAGGTGTGAAAAGGCTAGCCTCTAACACTACCCCGTCGTTTGCAGTTACCTTAATTGTATTATCGAAAGTGAAACTTCCGTCGCTCTCTTGCGCGAATACATTTTGGATCTCTCCACTGGAATCCTCTAGTTCGGAAACTCCTTTGTTTCCGGCAGCTTGAGCCAGGCTTAGATCTACAGAGGCTAAGAGGGCTGCAGCTTCCGCATTTTGAGAAGAATCACTTTTACAAGAGTAAAATGATCCTCCCACGACCATCATTAGTATGCAAAATCGCATAACTAACGTTCGATATATTTTTCTCATCACTATTCTCCATACGCTTTTTCAGTCTTTGACTTTTTAGCTAATTTATGGAGAGGGAGTATAAGACAGTTATCAGTAGGGGTCGTCTTGGATTCGAATTTTGGACAAATTAAAAGGTCCTAATTTTTTATTTAAACTAATTCGAAAGAAAACGTTCGTTCAAATTAAGAAACTTTGGATTTTCGGAGATACTCTCTCGGAGAAACACCTTGTATAGATTTGAATGCAAGATTGAAAGTCGCCTTGGAATTGAAACCGGATCTGTAAGCGACGGAAAGAATATTGGCTCCTTCTTCTTTTTTTAATATACGAACCGCTTCCGCGACTCTGTAACCGTTTACGAACTTTGAAAAGTTGGTTCCTTTCCTCTGATTTAGAAATTCTGAAAGTTGATATGGTTTGATATCTAACTGATTGGAGAGTGTGGAAAGAGAAAGGTCTTCTTGAAGATACAATTTTTCTTTTATCATCAAACTTTCTAGACGATTTTCTAGATCTGTCGTATCCACACCTTCTAATCTGGAATTACGATACGCATCTCTCATAGAAGGTCCCATCTCGCTGAAAACTTCCGGAGCATAGATCTGTGCCAGATAGCCTGCGACTGCGTAGATCACAGTGCTTAAGACGGATATGAATAATAAGTTAATGTCTCTGATTAAATAAGAGATGACAAGGATAGAAGTTACACTTCCGCTTCCGATCACAACGAACAGAAGTATCCTTGCTCCTGCATCTTTTTTAAGTCTCTCCAATCGGAATGCGGCTCTTGTCTGCCATACGATCGAAGAATAAAATACCAAATTAGCTGAATAAGCGCCTAACAGTAGGATATCCGACCAACTCGTGGAACCTTTTTCAAAATAATCCACAGGACGACTTAAAAAGATTTGAGGTAAAACTAAATACAAGATAGGAAATAAGATAAGAAGAAGTATTCCTGGAAGATAAAAACTCCTTTCGAAGGCTGTGAACTTCTCCTCTCGAACCGTAACAGAATACAGACTATACATCCCTGGTCCTAAAAACCAAGCGAATGGAATATGAAGATGATTTAAAAACGAAGGTTCGAAATAAATCCCCTTTAAAAGAAAATAAACGTACAAGAACTGGATAGAAACACAAAAAGATAATAAAGATAAGATCTTTAGGCCGGCAGATTTTTCCGGCCGGAGTAGGCATGCCACAGAAAGTAACATGCAAAAAAGCACTCCGAAAAACACGATCTCATGGAAATGTGGAACCACGAACTAATTGGATGAAATTTTATCCCCTAGTTGTCAAGTTCTTACATTCAGAATAGAAGTTTGCAAATCGCTTTTCAGGGCCAAAACTTGGGTCGTTTTTAGTCTAAATAACCTGGAAAGGGTCCGTTTTTTGGGAATCCTTCTAAGTTTTTGGTGAAAATTTTCGAAACTATAAGTATGGCATTCAGAGGGTTCCTCATACTATTCTTCTTAATACCCTCTTATCTATTTTCCGAAACTCCAGTATTGTTTCGATGGAAAATGAAATCCGGAGACGATCTGGAATTGAACGAATACCATCGAGTAAAAGCCAGACAAGGTGTTAGAGTCATCCATAGAGAGGATAAGAATCGGATTTTACTTAAGGCGACTTCCTGTAAAAAGGAAGGCTGCGATCTTTCCGCTATATTCGATACCTATATTAAATTTCCTGAATTAGATCCCGCCTTCTATAAAGATAAAACTTTCAAGAGTAAATTCCATATTTCAGAAACCGGGCAGTATACGGTTCCTCCGGAATACAGTATGCCAAACCTAAGATCGCTACCTAGCTTTTCTTCTAAAGAAGTAAGTGTAGGAGAAGAATGGACCAAACCTGCTTCTGAAAGTTTTCAGTTCTCCGCCACTAGGGTAGAGATCCCAGTCCAAGCAAAATACGTCTACCAAGGAAGGGGAGACTGGGAATACGCAGGAAAAAAAGGGAACGCAGATCTGATCGAATATAATTATAATTTAATGAAAGAATCCGATCCTATTGCTCAGAATATTCCTTACAAAATTTACGGTTTTGCAAAAGGGAAAGTATTTTTCGATTCAGAGCAAGGTGTTCCTCAATACAAATATGTACAGCTTGCTTATACATTTGTTTTTCCGAACGGTATCGCGCAAGAAATGTCTTTTGAGATCCATGGACTTTATTCTAAACAAAACTCTGTTACGGAGAACGATAAGGACAAAATTGCGGAAGAAGTCAAAAGGATCCTAGGGCCTTTTCCAGAGGGAAGCACTTATCCTAAAAAGAAACCGACTGGTAAAAAAGGCAACGGGTTAGAATGGCCTGAATGGGAAGGAAACCCTGAAGAAGAAGTTGCCGACCGCGCGCCTGTTGAGATCAGAAAATCGAACGAGGGTGTCGTACTATCCTTAGATAATCTTCTTTTTGATTATAATAAATCCGAATTAAAGCCTGAAGCCAAAAAGGTTTTAGAAAGGATCGCAGACGTTCTGAAAAAATATCCTGACAGAGAGATCCGGATCGGCGGACATACGGACGATAAAGGGAGCCAAGAATATAATCTCAAACTTTCCCAAGACAGAGCATTGTCGGTTCTCCAAGAATTAAGAGATTCTCATGGACTCGAAGAAACCAGAATGTCTTATAGAGGTTATGGAAAGTCTCAACCTGTTGCGGAAAATTCCACAGAATCAGGCAGGGCTAAAAACCGAAGAGTGGATATCACCATCGTTTTAGAATAATCTTCGGCTTTTATCCTTTTGTAAAAATGTTCGGATTAAAAATAATCTTCACTTTTACATTCGTTGTAATGATTATTTTCCATTAAACAAGAAAGAAGGATGCTATTATAGGATTCCGTTCCGGGTTCATGAGCGCCCACTGCTTGGCAAACCGCATCCCTCATTACTTTTCTTCTGTCTTGGCAGCGTTCAACAGGATCGATTCCGCAGGATATAAAACCGAATATTAGAATAAGACAAAATACAAGGCTTCTAACTTTCATTCTTTTCACCTATTTCTGTTTGGATTAGCAAGCGGATAACATAACGAAGGATATAAAAAAAGCAAGGAGTTTTGCCAAAATAGGCGGAGAAACTTTGACGTAAAACGGATTCTATTCGTGGATATAGCCCCAGCTTTCTAACACTTTTCGAACTTCTTTTCCTAAGGCAGCCTGCTCAGAAGATTCCGAATTTCCTGAAAGTCCGGCATCGTTATAAAAATAAGGTATTTTAGAAGTTTTGAATTCGTAAGGAAGTTTTGCAGAAGCCACTGATTCGGGAGAGTCCCTGTAAATTTTAGAACTCGCTTCCGATAGAATTCCCCATTTTCCGGATTTATAATCTTCCGGTTTTCCATCTTTGGAAATGGACAAACGAAATCCGAAAACAGGCTCAACTGTGTAGAAGGAGAGAATACTTTCTTTTCCTGGTGTTTGTTTGACTGTGAGAGACGCTGACTTTGTTTCTATTTTGTTTTCGGTAAACGGAGTATCCGATTGTATTTTATAAATTCCCGCTTGGATTCCGATCTCTATCTTACGTATACATTCTTTTTCACAGGCAGGTAATCTGAGTTTGAAAACATTCTTTTTCAAGCTGTGCGAATCCAATTCCTGTCTTGCTTTTGTCAGAAGCGGCGAATTGGAAGAAGAAAGATTTTGTAGTTCTCCTGGATCTGAAACCAAGGAATAGAATTCCTCGGACATCTTATGTGGTTCTCCCTCTTTGGTCCTTCTTACAAAATCGTAGCCTGGATATCTGCGAATGAGTTTGTATTCTTTGGTACGAATGGATTCTGAAAATCTGCCTTCAGTATATACAAAGTTTTCGGATTGCGGACCTTCTTCTCCATAGATTGCTTTAGAGTAATCATTTCCACCGCAGAGGTTCCGATCACAAGGTAAGCCCAATGCTCCCGCTAAGGTGGGAAAAAGGGAAAGTAAGGAAACCTGTTCGGAAAAGATTCTTTTTTCAATATTCGATTTTGCTGATGCAGGAGGATGAATGATCCAAGGTACCTTTATCTCTTCGTCGTAGTGAGTTTCCCCGTGGGCATGCAGATTTTCCGCCACGAAATGGTGATGGTAATAATGTTCCATGGATTGTAATTCACCATGGTCTGCGACTATAGCGATCCAGGATTTATCGAAAGCTCCAGTCTTTTTAGCTTCTTCAAGAATTTTACCGATAACTTCGTCGGTATATAAGATCTCTGCCATATACTTTCTTACGTAAGGATCGTAACTATTCCAGATCTTGGGATCGGTTTTCTTTGCCAGAATGTCCATGTACTTTCTTTCCGGCAGATACGGATAATGAGGAGTGTTGATATTTATATGGAGGAAAAATCTTCTGTTTTTGTTCTCTTTTAGGAACTGGACGGATTCTGCAAGTATCAGTTCCGTATCATCTTTGTCTTTTCCTGGCTGGAATAATTTATGAAATCCTAGATCCACTCCCACTCCTGTATAATCCAATAGAAAGACATTGTTCATAAGACTTGCGGTCAGATAACCTTTGGATCTGAGATGGTTCGGAAGTGTTTCAGGCTTTTTAGAATAGAATATTTTTCTATGAAGATTACTGGAATAGAACCAAGCATTTCCAAGACCTAATTCGGATGCGATCTTAGAAGTAAAAAAGGAGATCATACTAGGTTTAGTCCAATTTCCGTTGGAGTATGCATTCTCGAAAATTATAGAATCGGAAGCGAGTTCGTCCAAATAAGGACTTGTAGGGACTGGAGAACCGCCGAATCCCAAACGATCCGGGCGAAGAGCATCTACCACGATCAATATTACGTTTTCTTTAGGTCCCCAAAGTTTCGGATCCGCCACCGAAGCATACAATGTGGGTTGTCCTACAAATAAAAGATCATTTTGATTCTTAGGAACCCATTCAAAGTTCCAAGTAGTAGAAGGATTCTCCTCCAAAGACTTGGAAAGTGATTCCGGGATCTTGATCTTATGATCGATCCATTCTTTTCCTTGGCTTTGTAGTTCCTCGGAGAATACAATAGAATCTCCTAGTTTAACGATCAATTTTCCGGAGCTTGGAATATACTCCCCAGAGGAAGAAAGCGCAGTCGTGGAAAAATCCAAAATAACATTTTGTAGATCGTAAAGTTTTGCCCCGGGGATGATAAACTCGGAGGAAATATCACAGCCGCCATTTTGAAAAAGTAGCAAACTATCTCTGGATTCGTTCAGCAAAGTTTGTTTATCTTTTAATATAGTAAGTTGAGTGTTTCTCCATTTTTCGTGAAGAGGAAGTTCCGAATAACGGGATGGATTCTTTTTATAATGATAGGAGATCTTTCTGATAGCTTCTTCTGAATTTCCTCTGCAAACACTTCCTGTTTTTCTTAAAGAACGAAGTCCATCCCAAACGGGAATTATGGTCTCTTCTTCATTTGGAAATGATCCTGGAAAAATTTGCCTACAATCCTGTAGAAGGTAACAAAGCAGGATCGGGATCAATGTCCTAGAAAGTTTGGAACCAAAAGAAATCATAAGGGACAAGGACAGAATTTTACTTGAGGGGTCCGCTTACAACCCTTATAGTCCGCAACGCGGGCTTCAGGAGCGAAGCGACTATCATCCGGATGAACACCATTCAGTGAACGGTCGTTTGAGCGAACAGAACGTTCGTTACTAAAAATTCAATGGACCTGTGGGATCGGTGTCTAAAAAATAGGGCCATAGAAACGATCTTCGATCCTTCGAAGATTTTTAAACCAATCCCAAGGAAAAGGATTATGGCAGAAAAAGGCATTTCAAAAGACCTGATCGGCACAAAACTCGACTCCTACGAATTCGACGTGGAAAGAGGAAAGATAAAAGAGTTTTGTCTAGCGATCGGCGAAACCAATCCGATATACTTCGATCTAGAAGCGGCAAAAAAAGCGGGATACGAGGACATTCCAGCTCCTCCTACATTTCCCACAGTGATCCAATTTTGGGGATATCCAAAAATTTGGAAAGATATGGAAAACATGGGAGTGGATACTTCCAGGATCCTTCATCTAAAAGAAAAATATAATTATGTTAAAACTCTTTATCCTGGCAGAGTTTCTTCTCAGGGAGAATGTGTTAACGTGACTGTAGGTAAAATGGATACTATGACTTTCCGTACCACCATTCGTAATGCGAAAGGTGAAACAGTGATTGAAGCTGAGATGTCCATTTTCATCCGTAAACCGGAACAGTGATAGGAGGATTAAGATGAGTAAGATTGAATTCGACAAGTACGAAGTAGGACAAGAACTCCCTCCTTTAAAAGTGGATACCATTACACATGCGCATTTAGTGCGTTATGCGGGAGCGAGTGGTGATTTTAACCCAATCCATAACGATCCGGATTTCGCTCGTAAGACCGGATTGGACGGAACTATCGCACATGGTATGTTCGTAATGGCTCAGATCGGAAGACTTTGCACTTCTTGGGCGGACCAAAAACAGATCAAAGAATTCGGAGTAACTTTCAAAGCGATGACCAAGCCTGGACAAAAGTTAACTTGTTCCGGTAAGATCAAACGTAAGAAAGAAGAAAACGGAGAAAAACTCCTTACAGTAGCTGTTGAGGCTTCTGACGAATCGGGAGAAGTAAAAGCATCCGGAGAATTAGTAGTTATCTGCTAATCTTTTTGTTTCTCTGAATTTTAAAAGGCCTCCGATCTCGGGGGCTTTTTTATGCTGGATATTCCGGAGTTTCTCTGGATTCGATCGCGATGATCGTGATATCGTCGTATCTTTGTTCGTCCCCTCTGGATTTTTCTTCCATTACGACCAATTCTTCCAATAGTTTTTGGAGACTGACATTGGAAAGTGTGGAGGCCCTGGATGCGATTGTCTCCACAGTGCTCCATCTATTTTCCTTTCTTCTGTTCTCTATGAGTCCATCGGAGAAAAGTAATAAACGGCTTCCTAAGGGGAATTTATGGGTGGAGAACTCGATCTCTAAATCATCGAATAGTCCTAGTATCGGACCTGTTTTGTGAAGTAATTCGAATGTACCGCCGGAAAGTAATACCTGATCGGGATGTCCCGCAGAAGCATATAGAACTTCTTTTTTTTCTAAATAGATATCGGCCACAAAACAAGGGAAGATACTTTCCAAAGTATCAAACTTTCTTAAAAATCTTCCATTCAATTCTTTTAATACATGAGTAGGGCAGGGTAGTTTTTTTAACTCTTCGTATTCTGTCTTTAAGGCCATGGTCATAAGACTTGCCTGTACTCCGTGTCCTACTGCATCTGCTAAGAGTACCCTTACTTGGCCTGGGTTGATCTCGGAGATATCTAAGAAGTCCCCACCCACTTTTTCCAAAGGTTTGTATACATAGTCGAAACGAATTCCTTTGATCTCTCTTTCAGGAGGAGTGAGTATCTTTCTTTGTACGTTCTGAGCGATCTCTAATTCTCTATTGATCTGCTGCAGAGTGTCGTTTAGAACTCTTGTCCTATCTTCTACCTTTTGTACTAACTTTTCTTTCATTTCGAAAAGTTCTAGGTTCATGGTTTGCAGATCTTCTGTGAGAAGTTTTGCTTCTTTATATTTGGATGAACGATCCGAAGCGATTACCAAAGACTGCAAGAATACGAATAGTACTAGTGCAATATGAGAAACCTGAAGAGAAGAAACTTTTAGAATATAAGTATAGAATAGATCGATCGCCACT
This genomic interval carries:
- a CDS encoding patatin-like phospholipase family protein, encoding MASKKSPNLIFKKSYDALALNSAFFGFYAHSGFSLGLKEIGFKPAAITGSSSGALIGSLVAAGLPPEEITRFILTLKKSDFWDGNFFSQFLKPFRKGLKNYSGILSGKKIRTLLEPYLGGKDISEMPIKIGIAVSNLTKGIRELKTEGNIIDMIMASMTFPLLFEIPNLKGEEFLDGGVADAEPIKEFILDPSIKRIVIHDIENRKPVSGKILMRAFDSCVSVIASETRDLKELLAKKYGKKIIRVVTNTPYLHPNKMENGRLALELGRRSAHFMKSQILGN
- the cutA gene encoding divalent-cation tolerance protein CutA; translated protein: MSYRTFYVTTKNETEALEIAETLVNERLVACANLIPGMKSIYRWHGRLEHNQETVLLLKTKDSEAEKVVARISELHSYTVPCIVSWEIKEANQKYLHWIDSEIGK
- a CDS encoding alpha/beta fold hydrolase, whose product is MMVVGGSFYSCKSDSSQNAEAAALLASVDLSLAQAAGNKGVSELEDSSGEIQNVFAQESDGSFTFDNTIKVTANDGVVLEASLFTPSTPSPTGKYPTVIFVNSWALNKYEYLVPAAKLAKKGYIVLSYSTRGFGASGGLIDTAGPKDRADLSKIIDWLLANTQTDSANIGISGISYGAGISLAGVSTEPRIKTAVAMSGWGNLKRSLYGNDTPRLIWGLILVASGYITGRPDPIIAENFGKLLQHTDIDFVTAWAADRSPETFVGQLNASAGKSVLISNNFEDFLFNPNAVLDYYSKITVPKKLLMNEGIHASAELTGILGISGFVWDNAYDWFDYWLKGINNGIMEKPQVTFQKRFAGPRVTLPSWPSPTVSDKTFYLKPRGLFSNGELSTSQNTTTTNTGILSGADTVAGTGFPLLSDILAAHAEIPVQTNLGFVSRVNGIVYQSSTLGSALKIRGKMFWNGKISSSLGKANVNVYFYDVDKYGTATLITHGTGTIFDAGWYETKDLSIDLNAVAYDVPAGNKIAIAIDTFDSQYAVPTVLIYGLDVKHSKTQQSTLVIQSEN
- a CDS encoding helix-turn-helix domain-containing protein; its protein translation is MLLSVACLLRPEKSAGLKILSLLSFCVSIQFLYVYFLLKGIYFEPSFLNHLHIPFAWFLGPGMYSLYSVTVREEKFTAFERSFYLPGILLLILFPILYLVLPQIFLSRPVDYFEKGSTSWSDILLLGAYSANLVFYSSIVWQTRAAFRLERLKKDAGARILLFVVIGSGSVTSILVISYLIRDINLLFISVLSTVIYAVAGYLAQIYAPEVFSEMGPSMRDAYRNSRLEGVDTTDLENRLESLMIKEKLYLQEDLSLSTLSNQLDIKPYQLSEFLNQRKGTNFSKFVNGYRVAEAVRILKKEEGANILSVAYRSGFNSKATFNLAFKSIQGVSPREYLRKSKVS
- a CDS encoding OmpA family protein, coding for MAFRGFLILFFLIPSYLFSETPVLFRWKMKSGDDLELNEYHRVKARQGVRVIHREDKNRILLKATSCKKEGCDLSAIFDTYIKFPELDPAFYKDKTFKSKFHISETGQYTVPPEYSMPNLRSLPSFSSKEVSVGEEWTKPASESFQFSATRVEIPVQAKYVYQGRGDWEYAGKKGNADLIEYNYNLMKESDPIAQNIPYKIYGFAKGKVFFDSEQGVPQYKYVQLAYTFVFPNGIAQEMSFEIHGLYSKQNSVTENDKDKIAEEVKRILGPFPEGSTYPKKKPTGKKGNGLEWPEWEGNPEEEVADRAPVEIRKSNEGVVLSLDNLLFDYNKSELKPEAKKVLERIADVLKKYPDREIRIGGHTDDKGSQEYNLKLSQDRALSVLQELRDSHGLEETRMSYRGYGKSQPVAENSTESGRAKNRRVDITIVLE
- a CDS encoding sulfatase — protein: MISFGSKLSRTLIPILLCYLLQDCRQIFPGSFPNEEETIIPVWDGLRSLRKTGSVCRGNSEEAIRKISYHYKKNPSRYSELPLHEKWRNTQLTILKDKQTLLNESRDSLLLFQNGGCDISSEFIIPGAKLYDLQNVILDFSTTALSSSGEYIPSSGKLIVKLGDSIVFSEELQSQGKEWIDHKIKIPESLSKSLEENPSTTWNFEWVPKNQNDLLFVGQPTLYASVADPKLWGPKENVILIVVDALRPDRLGFGGSPVPTSPYLDELASDSIIFENAYSNGNWTKPSMISFFTSKIASELGLGNAWFYSSNLHRKIFYSKKPETLPNHLRSKGYLTASLMNNVFLLDYTGVGVDLGFHKLFQPGKDKDDTELILAESVQFLKENKNRRFFLHININTPHYPYLPERKYMDILAKKTDPKIWNSYDPYVRKYMAEILYTDEVIGKILEEAKKTGAFDKSWIAIVADHGELQSMEHYYHHHFVAENLHAHGETHYDEEIKVPWIIHPPASAKSNIEKRIFSEQVSLLSLFPTLAGALGLPCDRNLCGGNDYSKAIYGEEGPQSENFVYTEGRFSESIRTKEYKLIRRYPGYDFVRRTKEGEPHKMSEEFYSLVSDPGELQNLSSSNSPLLTKARQELDSHSLKKNVFKLRLPACEKECIRKIEIGIQAGIYKIQSDTPFTENKIETKSASLTVKQTPGKESILSFYTVEPVFGFRLSISKDGKPEDYKSGKWGILSEASSKIYRDSPESVASAKLPYEFKTSKIPYFYNDAGLSGNSESSEQAALGKEVRKVLESWGYIHE
- a CDS encoding FAS1-like dehydratase domain-containing protein; this translates as MAEKGISKDLIGTKLDSYEFDVERGKIKEFCLAIGETNPIYFDLEAAKKAGYEDIPAPPTFPTVIQFWGYPKIWKDMENMGVDTSRILHLKEKYNYVKTLYPGRVSSQGECVNVTVGKMDTMTFRTTIRNAKGETVIEAEMSIFIRKPEQ
- a CDS encoding MaoC family dehydratase, whose product is MSKIEFDKYEVGQELPPLKVDTITHAHLVRYAGASGDFNPIHNDPDFARKTGLDGTIAHGMFVMAQIGRLCTSWADQKQIKEFGVTFKAMTKPGQKLTCSGKIKRKKEENGEKLLTVAVEASDESGEVKASGELVVIC